In a single window of the Sediminicoccus sp. KRV36 genome:
- a CDS encoding DUF167 domain-containing protein has product MRPPDGAAYLQLRLAAPPVEGAANAALIAFLAKALDLRKADITLIAGQRARLKRLALAGDGPELARRVTAWIALST; this is encoded by the coding sequence GTGCGGCCCCCCGACGGGGCTGCGTATCTCCAGCTCCGTCTTGCCGCCCCGCCGGTGGAGGGGGCGGCCAATGCGGCCCTCATCGCCTTCCTCGCCAAGGCGCTGGATCTGCGCAAAGCCGACATCACCCTCATCGCCGGGCAGCGCGCCCGGCTGAAGCGCCTGGCGCTGGCGGGCGATGGGCCGGAACTGGCCCGGCGCGTCACCGCCTGGATCGCCCTCTCGACCTGA
- a CDS encoding DUF3830 family protein, which produces MSDISINIGGDIFEARFETEAAPNTVARFRQLLPYRDRIIHVRWSGEACWIPMGERDLSIGYENATSYPAPGQLIVYPGGIPGAVSETEILVAYGPCCFASKAGQLAGNHFLTITADLERLAKVCRSVLWDGAKDIVFSAR; this is translated from the coding sequence GTGAGCGACATCTCCATCAATATCGGCGGCGACATCTTCGAGGCCCGCTTCGAGACCGAAGCCGCGCCCAACACCGTGGCCCGCTTCCGCCAGCTGCTGCCCTACCGGGACCGCATCATCCATGTGCGCTGGAGCGGCGAGGCCTGCTGGATCCCGATGGGCGAGCGTGACCTGTCCATCGGCTATGAGAACGCCACCAGCTACCCGGCGCCGGGCCAGCTCATTGTCTATCCGGGCGGCATTCCGGGCGCGGTGAGCGAGACAGAAATCCTGGTGGCCTACGGGCCCTGCTGCTTCGCCAGCAAGGCGGGGCAGCTCGCCGGCAATCACTTCCTGACCATCACGGCGGATCTGGAGCGGCTGGCGAAGGTGTGCCGCTCGGTGCTGTGGGATGGGGCGAAGGATATCGTGTTCTCGGCGAGGTAA
- a CDS encoding NAD(P)/FAD-dependent oxidoreductase, which yields MDQPHRIVIVGGGAGGLELATRLGNRHGRGKRAQVTLVERSRTHLWKPLLHAVAAGSLDRTQHELNYLAQAHWHHFTYRYGEMVGLDREAKEILLGAMLDDEGREITPASRLGYDTLIISVGSVTNDFGTPGAAQHAIPLETLEQASRFNRRLVNACLRANAQAEPVRPGQLHVAIIGAGATGTELAAELHRTVRAVVAYGLDRIQPERDIRIMLVEAAPRILPALPERISAATADLLAQMGVEVHAGTRVAEVRADGVLLADGSVLPAELTVWAAGVKGADFLRDIGGLETNRINQLRVLPTLQTTRDENIFALGDCASCPREGTDQPIPPRAQAAHQQASHMYNQIERLLDGKPLEPFVYRDFGSLVSLGKYSTVGSLMGFLVGKSMFIEGYFARLMYRSLYKMHQTALHGSAPTFWRTVTGLVSQRAEPGVKLH from the coding sequence ATGGATCAACCGCACCGCATCGTGATCGTCGGCGGGGGTGCTGGTGGCCTCGAACTCGCCACGCGCCTGGGCAATCGGCATGGCCGGGGCAAGCGCGCGCAGGTCACGCTGGTGGAGCGCAGCCGCACGCATCTGTGGAAGCCGCTGCTGCATGCGGTGGCGGCCGGCAGCCTGGACCGCACGCAGCATGAGCTGAACTACCTGGCGCAGGCGCATTGGCACCATTTCACCTATCGCTATGGCGAGATGGTGGGGCTGGACCGGGAGGCCAAGGAAATCCTGCTGGGCGCCATGCTGGATGATGAGGGCCGTGAGATCACGCCCGCCAGCCGCCTCGGCTATGACACGCTGATCATCTCGGTCGGCAGCGTCACCAATGATTTCGGCACGCCGGGTGCGGCGCAGCACGCCATCCCGCTGGAGACGCTGGAGCAGGCCAGCCGCTTCAACCGCCGCCTGGTGAATGCCTGCCTGCGCGCCAATGCGCAGGCCGAACCGGTGCGCCCCGGGCAATTGCATGTGGCGATCATCGGCGCCGGTGCGACGGGCACGGAACTCGCCGCCGAACTGCACCGCACCGTGCGCGCCGTGGTCGCCTACGGGCTGGACCGCATCCAGCCCGAGCGCGACATCCGCATCATGCTGGTGGAGGCGGCCCCGCGCATCCTGCCCGCCCTGCCCGAGCGGATTTCGGCCGCCACCGCCGATCTGCTGGCCCAGATGGGGGTTGAGGTGCATGCGGGCACGCGCGTGGCCGAGGTGCGGGCCGATGGCGTGCTGCTGGCCGATGGCAGCGTGCTGCCGGCCGAACTCACCGTCTGGGCGGCCGGCGTGAAGGGGGCGGATTTCCTGCGCGACATTGGCGGGCTGGAAACCAACCGCATCAACCAGCTGCGGGTGCTGCCCACGCTGCAAACCACGCGGGATGAGAATATCTTCGCGCTGGGCGACTGCGCCTCCTGCCCGCGGGAGGGCACGGACCAGCCCATCCCGCCGCGCGCCCAGGCCGCGCACCAGCAGGCCAGCCACATGTACAACCAGATCGAGCGGCTGCTGGACGGCAAGCCGCTGGAGCCCTTCGTCTATCGCGATTTCGGCTCCCTCGTCTCACTCGGCAAATACAGCACGGTGGGCAGCCTGATGGGCTTCCTGGTGGGAAAATCCATGTTCATCGAGGGGTATTTCGCGCGGCTGATGTATCGCTCGCTCTACAAGATGCACCAGACGGCGCTGCATGGCAGCGCGCCGACCTTCTGGCGGACCGTGACGGGGCTGGTCTCGCAAAGGGCCGAGCCCGGTGTCAAACTTCACTGA
- a CDS encoding DUF3309 family protein, with the protein MSLGTILVILLIIFLLGGFSGRFGGYGYGFGHGSIGVLGVVLIVVVVLMVLGRI; encoded by the coding sequence ATGTCGCTCGGCACCATCCTCGTCATCCTGCTCATCATCTTCCTGCTGGGGGGCTTCAGCGGCCGCTTCGGTGGCTATGGCTATGGCTTCGGCCATGGCAGCATCGGCGTGCTGGGCGTCGTGCTCATCGTCGTTGTCGTGCTGATGGTGCTCGGGCGCATCTGA